One genomic region from Rosa rugosa chromosome 1, drRosRugo1.1, whole genome shotgun sequence encodes:
- the LOC133720450 gene encoding uncharacterized protein LOC133720450 isoform X1, with protein sequence MNTRVRANLQTMKAASNNDKKEKMETQRKNRVMGSERTGINRRKSNRERKVALLQDVDKLKKKLRHEENVHRALERAFTRPLGALPRLPPYLPPYTLELLAEVAVLEEEVVRLEEQVVNFRQGLYQQAVYLSSKRNVENLSESPIEQTTPIRSSKHQRSKSMSHNEFTSAISATRLSQPSLGRSASSRKLLSTDIVSGNCSSRQVINGKQITRKPISSCTPILEDVRGKENQLCTNVVRDKQSPDKKIAKTVSTPVKKTPTKHESMPKCLDPLKLELECRLVDQEKAHESPSRSSDDRTMETDNTPNKVSEEIVKCLSSIFVRMSTLKDKVEELENGETGFRDPYEIGLESRKIDVSPYQHLSSIGIGSIDLNRTASALMLIHRLKFLLGKLASVNLEGLTHQEKLAFWINTYNSCMMKAFLEHGIPETPEMVVALMQKATIAVGGHSLNPITIEHFILRLPYHLKFTCPKAAKNDEMKARSIFGLEWSEPLVTFALSCGSWSSPAVRVYSATHVEDELEAAKRDYLQAAVGISSANKLIIPKLLDWYLLDFAKDLESLVDWICMQLPNELRNEAVKSLERRGREPFSQLVQIMPYNFSFRLLLQR encoded by the exons ATGAATACCAGAGTCCGCGCCAATCTTCAGACCATGAAAGCTGCTTCAAATAATGATAAA aaggagaagatggaGACTCAGAGGAAGAACAGAGTGATGGGTTCTGAGAGAACTGGAATCAATCGACGTAAATCAAATAGAGAAAGAAAAGTGGCCTTACTGCAAGAT GTTGATaagctgaagaagaagctcAGGCATGAAGAAAATGTTCATAGAGCTTTGGAGAGAGCTTTCACAAGACCATTAGGAGCTTTGCCTCGTCTTCCTCCTTATCTTCCTCCATAT aCATTAGAACTTCTGGCTGAAGTAGCTGTTTTAGAAGAGGAGGTTGTTAGGCTTGAAGAACAAGTTGTGAATTTTAGACAAGGTCTATACCAGCAAGCTGTGTATCTATCTTCAAAGAGGAATGTGGAAAATTTGAGTGAGTCTCCAATTGAGCAGACCACCCCAATTAGAAGTTCTAAGCATCAGAGATCAAAATCTATGTCACATAATGAGTTCACATCAGCAATATCAGCCACCAGGCTTAGTCAACCTTCTCTTGGTAGAAGTGCTTCTAGTCGAAAGCTACTGTCCACTGATATCGTCTCCGGGAATTGCTCAAGTAGGCAAGTCATTAATGGAAAACAAATCACCAGGAAGCCCATTTCATCCTGCACACCTATTTTAGAAGATGTGAGAGGGAAAGAGAATCAGTTGTGTACTAATGTGGTGAGGGATAAGCAATCACCTGACAAGAAAATTGCCAAAACTGTATCCACACCAGTGAAGAAAACTCCCACTAAACATGAATCCATGCCGAAGTGTTTGGATCCTTTGAAGTTAGAG CTAGAGTGCAGATTAGTAGACCAGGAAAAGGCACATGAGAGTCCGTCCCGTTCTTCAGATGATAGGACAATGGAGACAGATAACACTCCGAATAAAGTATCTGAGGAGATTGTGAAGTGCTTGTCTAGCATTTTTGTGAGGATGAGCACTTTAAAGGATAAAGTAGAGGAATTGGAGAATGGAGAGACGGGGTTTCGAGATCCTTATGAGATTGGTTTAGAATCGAGAAAAATAGATGTTAGTCCCTATCAACATCTGAGTTCAATTGGTATTGGTTCAATTGATCTCAACAGAACAGCAAGTGCATTGATGCTGATACACAGACTAAA GTTTCTACTTGGAAAGCTTGCTTCTGTGAACCTAGAGGGTCTAACCCATCAAGAGAAGCTTGCATTTTGGATCAACACTTACAATTCCTGCATGATGAAG GCTTTTCTAGAGCATGGGATACCTGAGACTCCTGAAATGGTTGTAGCACTAATGCAAAAG GCAACAATAGCTGTTGGGGGACATTCTCTGAATCCAATTACAATTGAGCATTTCATTTTGAGATTGCCTTATCACTTAAAATTT ACATGCCCAAAAGCTGCGAAAAATGATGAGATGAAAGCTCGCAGCATATTTGGATTAGAGTGGTCTGAACCCTTGGTTACATTTGCACTTTCTTGTGGAAGCTGGTCCTCTCCTGCT GTGAGGGTGTACTCTGCAACTCATGTCGAAGATGAGTTAGAAGCAGCGAAAAGGGACTATTTACAGGCAGCAGTTGGAATTTCAAGTGCAAACAAGTTGATAATCCCCAAGCTATTGGATTGGTATCTACTTGACTTTGCAAAGGATTTGGAATCATTGGTTGATTGGATTTGCATGCAGCTACCAAATGAATTGAGAAATGAGGCAGTTAAAAGCCTTGAAAGAAGGGGAAGAGAGCCTTTTTCACAGTTGGTGCAAATAATGCCATACAATTTCAGCTTCAGGCTGCTCTTACAGCGATGA
- the LOC133720450 gene encoding uncharacterized protein LOC133720450 isoform X2, with amino-acid sequence MNTRVRANLQTMKAASNNDKEKMETQRKNRVMGSERTGINRRKSNRERKVALLQDVDKLKKKLRHEENVHRALERAFTRPLGALPRLPPYLPPYTLELLAEVAVLEEEVVRLEEQVVNFRQGLYQQAVYLSSKRNVENLSESPIEQTTPIRSSKHQRSKSMSHNEFTSAISATRLSQPSLGRSASSRKLLSTDIVSGNCSSRQVINGKQITRKPISSCTPILEDVRGKENQLCTNVVRDKQSPDKKIAKTVSTPVKKTPTKHESMPKCLDPLKLELECRLVDQEKAHESPSRSSDDRTMETDNTPNKVSEEIVKCLSSIFVRMSTLKDKVEELENGETGFRDPYEIGLESRKIDVSPYQHLSSIGIGSIDLNRTASALMLIHRLKFLLGKLASVNLEGLTHQEKLAFWINTYNSCMMKAFLEHGIPETPEMVVALMQKATIAVGGHSLNPITIEHFILRLPYHLKFTCPKAAKNDEMKARSIFGLEWSEPLVTFALSCGSWSSPAVRVYSATHVEDELEAAKRDYLQAAVGISSANKLIIPKLLDWYLLDFAKDLESLVDWICMQLPNELRNEAVKSLERRGREPFSQLVQIMPYNFSFRLLLQR; translated from the exons ATGAATACCAGAGTCCGCGCCAATCTTCAGACCATGAAAGCTGCTTCAAATAATGATAAA gagaagatggaGACTCAGAGGAAGAACAGAGTGATGGGTTCTGAGAGAACTGGAATCAATCGACGTAAATCAAATAGAGAAAGAAAAGTGGCCTTACTGCAAGAT GTTGATaagctgaagaagaagctcAGGCATGAAGAAAATGTTCATAGAGCTTTGGAGAGAGCTTTCACAAGACCATTAGGAGCTTTGCCTCGTCTTCCTCCTTATCTTCCTCCATAT aCATTAGAACTTCTGGCTGAAGTAGCTGTTTTAGAAGAGGAGGTTGTTAGGCTTGAAGAACAAGTTGTGAATTTTAGACAAGGTCTATACCAGCAAGCTGTGTATCTATCTTCAAAGAGGAATGTGGAAAATTTGAGTGAGTCTCCAATTGAGCAGACCACCCCAATTAGAAGTTCTAAGCATCAGAGATCAAAATCTATGTCACATAATGAGTTCACATCAGCAATATCAGCCACCAGGCTTAGTCAACCTTCTCTTGGTAGAAGTGCTTCTAGTCGAAAGCTACTGTCCACTGATATCGTCTCCGGGAATTGCTCAAGTAGGCAAGTCATTAATGGAAAACAAATCACCAGGAAGCCCATTTCATCCTGCACACCTATTTTAGAAGATGTGAGAGGGAAAGAGAATCAGTTGTGTACTAATGTGGTGAGGGATAAGCAATCACCTGACAAGAAAATTGCCAAAACTGTATCCACACCAGTGAAGAAAACTCCCACTAAACATGAATCCATGCCGAAGTGTTTGGATCCTTTGAAGTTAGAG CTAGAGTGCAGATTAGTAGACCAGGAAAAGGCACATGAGAGTCCGTCCCGTTCTTCAGATGATAGGACAATGGAGACAGATAACACTCCGAATAAAGTATCTGAGGAGATTGTGAAGTGCTTGTCTAGCATTTTTGTGAGGATGAGCACTTTAAAGGATAAAGTAGAGGAATTGGAGAATGGAGAGACGGGGTTTCGAGATCCTTATGAGATTGGTTTAGAATCGAGAAAAATAGATGTTAGTCCCTATCAACATCTGAGTTCAATTGGTATTGGTTCAATTGATCTCAACAGAACAGCAAGTGCATTGATGCTGATACACAGACTAAA GTTTCTACTTGGAAAGCTTGCTTCTGTGAACCTAGAGGGTCTAACCCATCAAGAGAAGCTTGCATTTTGGATCAACACTTACAATTCCTGCATGATGAAG GCTTTTCTAGAGCATGGGATACCTGAGACTCCTGAAATGGTTGTAGCACTAATGCAAAAG GCAACAATAGCTGTTGGGGGACATTCTCTGAATCCAATTACAATTGAGCATTTCATTTTGAGATTGCCTTATCACTTAAAATTT ACATGCCCAAAAGCTGCGAAAAATGATGAGATGAAAGCTCGCAGCATATTTGGATTAGAGTGGTCTGAACCCTTGGTTACATTTGCACTTTCTTGTGGAAGCTGGTCCTCTCCTGCT GTGAGGGTGTACTCTGCAACTCATGTCGAAGATGAGTTAGAAGCAGCGAAAAGGGACTATTTACAGGCAGCAGTTGGAATTTCAAGTGCAAACAAGTTGATAATCCCCAAGCTATTGGATTGGTATCTACTTGACTTTGCAAAGGATTTGGAATCATTGGTTGATTGGATTTGCATGCAGCTACCAAATGAATTGAGAAATGAGGCAGTTAAAAGCCTTGAAAGAAGGGGAAGAGAGCCTTTTTCACAGTTGGTGCAAATAATGCCATACAATTTCAGCTTCAGGCTGCTCTTACAGCGATGA
- the LOC133720463 gene encoding uncharacterized protein LOC133720463: MELKTLTITPSPKHHQHLSLFRHRGLPVSTKAVLVLVVLACTLFCLATCESSGDGLHKLLENDDCGSYGDNFDVARADSFLSDTPSGCGMQKGHFNTESVCSSSLSFCFPSTLPGFWEHKLKLADLEVSGSQSDHLSSENSNLASNKSWSSDNGMFKLFNGGIVSCSLISKEAANEFSSIQTGSANQNDLSSCRGPLLYQKSTSYRSDKTTEMTKSNSFGGSSSPHVEITPAVLDWGQKYMYFPSLAFLTVANTCNDSILHVYEPFSSDIQFYPCNFSEAVLGPGEIASICFVFLPRWLGPSFAQIILQTSFGGFLIQAKGFSIESPYGIHPLSGPDVSSRGRWSKNLSLFNSFDQHFHVEEVTAWISVSLEHTSHIAEAACSTRRDQGLNEPGVPNVKDRLVVRTGQVGLPLLAMRPLRNWEIGPHSSETIIEIDFSIESKGKIFGAICMQLLRSSQDKADTIMLPFEAELDGTAMNDDLAGPIIASLEVLHPWAGNEAVVAISLKNCAPYILRVLEITEIADSKIFQIKYNEGLLLFPGTDTYVAIVTCTHLHVEDGQCKLLILTNDSSSSQIEVPCEDVVQICSRHWKDSTVEYEHQSERSESGDLKTVFSDSSMQLPSQTMAMDTAGEADELVLRNWKSQDTRSGMSVLDDHEVLFPMLQVGSHYSKWINVKNPSQEPVVMQLVLNSGEIIDQCKSPDGLIQPPSSGSLVCEKSPFPSRYGFSIAESALTEAFVLPNGRASLGPLLFQPSNRCEWRSSALIRNNLSGVEWLPLRGIGGSLSLLLLEESQPIQSVEFNLSLPIPLNISSPDMLLHVEDTTRSCLQPLSKELYAKNTGDLPLEVTRIKVSGKECRMDGFMVQPCKGFSLQPGESAKLLISYQTDFSAPLVQRDLELALATGILVIPMKANLPLYMLNTCRKSVFWTLIKKYSAAVFFVGSLMFLVLWYIFSQVFVLSSHDCLCASRKSSLDTSTSAAGKSCDVHSYRNSKFSVSSETNSLLRSFREDRTLMQASVGGYPHKQAETLDQEKSDHHAKQRLQVPKQTHDLSDTPKNKGTAFSLTSESALLENSDELEASELGNLTVKTGKEKGRRRRKRKSTGSKLAGLLELSSSQSGNSTPSSPLSPVTSVIPKQTWQLSPDAGQVVEARNPFTHAAHQRCQKSHVFKSASKANLSEPGVSLKYCNSHPTFPSQEQPSAPRETLARPVLLPSATFPCAGRPTPIMGSSAISPHARAPGSKLNDRKNVRAEEKTRRGDEYTYDIWGDHFPRLNLLGRSKDTNSLSSSNTESDPDSFFVKGPQTLMTNSPPRSVSYFHQEG; the protein is encoded by the exons ATGGAGCTCAAAACCCTAACAATCACACCATCTCCGAAGCACCACCAGCACCTCTCTCTCTTCCGCCACAG GGGATTGCCAGTTTCAACCAAAGCAGTCCTGGTTCTTGTGGTTTTAGCATGTACCCTTTTCTGCTTGGCGACATGTGAAAGCTCTGGTGATGGGTTGCACAAATTACTAGAAAATGATGACTGTGGCTCATATGGAGATAACTTTGATGTAGCTCGTGCAGATAGTTTTCTTAGTGATACCCCCTCGGGCTGTGGAATGCAAAAAGGCCACTTCAACACTGAGAGTGTTTGTTCGAGTTCTCTTTCATTCTGCTTTCCGTCAACATTACCCGGTTTTTGGGAGCATAAGCTCAAACTTGCTGATTTAGAAGTTTCTGGGAGTCAGTCTGATCATCTATCATCTGAGAACAGCAATTTGGCAAGTAACAAAAGCTGGTCATCAGATAACGGTATGTTTAAGTTATTTAATGGGGGGATAGTTTCTTGTTCTTTGATCTCCAAAGAGGCTGCTAATGAGTTTTCATCCATTCAAACCGGTAGTGCTAATCAAAATGATCTTTCTTCCTGTAGAGGGCCTTTGCTCTATCAGAAAAGCACAAGTTATAGGTCAGACAAGACCACTGAGATGACCAAATCTAATTCTTTTGGTGGTTCTTCCTCACCCCATGTAGAAATTACCCCTGCTGTGTTAGATTGGGGGCAAAAGTATATGTATTTTCCTTCCTTAGCTTTCTTAACTGTGGCAAATACATGCAATGACAGCATTTTACATGTTTATGAGCCATTCAGTTCCGACATACAGTTCTATCCTTGCAATTTTAGTGAGGCTGTGTTAGGACCTGGTGAAATAGCTTCAatttgttttgtgttcttaCCTAGATGGTTGGGCCCATCCTTTGCTCAAATCATTTTGCAGACAAGTTTTGGTGGTTTCTTGATTCAGGCTAAAGGATTTTCCATTGAGTCCCCTTATGGAATTCACCCTTTATCAGGCCCGGATGTTTCTTCTAGGGGAAGGTGGAGTAAGAATCTGTCCTTGTTTAATTCCTTTGATCAACATTTCCATGTGGAGGAAGTAACTGCATGGATATCAGTGTCTCTAGAGCATACTTCCCATATTGCAGAGGCAGCATGTAGCACCAGAAGAGATCAAGGTTTGAATGAGCCTGGTGTACCGAATGTTAAAGATCGTCTTGTTGTGCGTACTGGTCAGGTTGGTTTGCCTCTGCTGGCAATGAGGCCCCTTAGGAACTGGGAGATTGGTCCCCACAGCAGTGAAACCATCATAGAAATAGACTTCTCAATTGAATCTAAAGGAAAGATTTTTGGTGCAATTTGTATGCAGTTGCTAAGATCTTCACAGGACAAGGCTGATACTATTATGCTTCCTTTTGAAGCTGAATTAGACGGAACGGCAATGAATGATGATCTTGCAGGACCTATCATAGCATCTCTTGAGGTCTTACACCCATGGGCTGGCAATGAAGCTGTTGTTGCTATATCTCTGAAAAACTGTGCGCCTTATATTCTGAGAGTTCTTGAAATAACTGAGATTGCAGATAGCAAAATCTTCCAGATCAAGTACAATGAGGGCCTACTGCTTTTCCCTGGCACTGACACATATGTAGCCATAGTTACTTGTACTCACCTGCATGTTGAAGATGGACAGTGTAAATTACTTATACTGACAAATGACTCGAGCAGCTCACAGATTGAAGTTCCTTGCGAGGATGTTGTCCAAATTTGTTCTAGACACTGGAAAGATTCCACTGTTGAATATGAACATCAGTCTGAAAGGAGCGAATCTGGTGATTTGAAGACGGTGTTTTCTGACAGTAGCATGCAGCTTCCATCACAAACCATG GCAATGGATACAGCAGGGGAAGCAGATGAATTGGTGCTACGAAACTGGAAATCTCAAGATACCAGAAGTGGCATGTCTGTGCTTGATGATCATGAGGTATTGTTCCCAATGCTTCAGGTGGGAAGTCATTATTCTAAGTGGATCAATGTAAAGAATCCTAGCCAAGAGCCGGTTGTAATGCAGCTTGTACTAAACTCAGGAGAGATTATTGATCAATGCAAGAGCCCAGATGGTCTTATACAGCCTCCTTCATCTGGTAGTTTGGTTTGTGAAAAATCTCCTTTTCCGAGTAGGTATGGGTTCTCAATAGCAGAAAGTGCATTGACGGAAGCTTTTGTCCTTCCTAATGGTAGAGCATCTCTTGGACCATTATTGTTTCAACCTTCAAATCGATGTGAGTGGAGGAGTTCAGCCTTGATAAGAAACAATCTATCTGGTGTGGAGTGGTTACCTCTGAGGGGCATTGGAGGGTCACTTTCTTTGCTGCTGCTTGAAGAATCTCAGCCTATTCAGAGTGTAGAGTTCAACCTCAGCTTGCCAATTCCTCTCAACATTTCTTCCCCAGACATGTTACTTCATGTGGAAGATACCACTCGTTCTTGTTTACAGCCATTGTCAAAAGAACTCTATGCGAAGAATACTGGGGACTTGCCACTGGAAGTTACAAGAATCAAAGTGTCCGGAAAAGAGTGCAGGATGGATGGGTTTATGGTACAGCCTTGCAAAGGTTTTTCTCTCCAACCTGGAGAATCAGCAAAGCTTCTAATATCATACCAGACTGATTTTTCTGCACCATTGGTACAAAGAGATCTTGAGCTGGCCTTGGCAACTGGTATTCTTGTGATACCCATGAAGGCAAACCTGCCGTTGTATATGCTCAATACATGCAGGAAATCAGTGTTCTGGACGCTCATTAAAAAATACTCTGCGGCGGTTTTTTTTGTCGGCTCCTTGATGTTTCTTGTACTGTGGTATATATTCTCCCAGGTGTTCGTCCTTTCCTCCCATGATTGTTTGTGCGCGAGCAGAAAAAGTTCCTTGGATACTTCTACAAGTGCGGCAGGAAAATCATGTGATGTGCATAGCTATAGAAACAGTAAATTTTCTGTGTCCAGTGAAACAAATAGCTTGTTAAGATCATTTCGGGAAGATAGAACCTTGATGCAGGCATCTGTAGGTGGATATCCTCATAAGCAGGCAGAGACCTTAGACCAGGAAAAGTCTGATCATCATGCTAAACAAAGACTACAAGTTCCTAAACAAACACATGATTTGTCAGATACACCAAAGAATAAAGGGACGGCCTTCTCACTGACATCTGAATCTGCATTACTTGAGAATTCTGATGAACTAGAAGCTTCCGAATTGGGTAACCTTACTGTTAAAACTGGAAAGGAAAAGGGAAGAAGGCGTAGGAAGAGAAAGAGCACTGGTTCCAAATTAGCAGGACTTCTTGAACTTTCAAGTAGTCAGAGTGGAAATTCTACTCCTTCATCACCATTGTCTCCAGTCACATCTGTAATACCAAAGCAGACGTGGCAGCTATCTCCTGATGCGGGCCAAGTGGTTGAGGCTAGGAATCCTTTTACTCATGCAGCTCACCAACGCTGTCAGAAGAGTCATGTTTTTAAATCTGCTTCGAAGGCAAACTTATCAGAGCCTGGGGTTTCTTTGAAGTATTGCAATAGCCACCCAACTTTTCCTTCTCAAGAGCAGCCTTCAGCCCCAAGAGAAACTCTGGCAAGACCTGTTTTGTTGCCTTCTGCCACCTTTCCTTGTGCCGGCAGGCCTACACCTATTATGGGAAGCTCAGCTATTTCTCCACATGCTAGAGCCCCTGGGTCCAAACTCAATGACCGGAAAAATGTCAGAGCAGAAGAAAAAACTCGGCGTGGGGATGAATATACATATGATATCTGGGGTGATCACTTTCCTAGGCTTAATTTGTTGGGTAGGTCAAAGGATACCAATTCTCTGAGCTCCAGCAATACAGAGAGTGACCCTGATAGCTTCTTTGTAAAGGGCCCACAAACCCTCATGACAAACTCTCCACCAAGATCTGTAAGTTATTTCCATCAAGAGGGTTAA